In Paramormyrops kingsleyae isolate MSU_618 chromosome 5, PKINGS_0.4, whole genome shotgun sequence, one DNA window encodes the following:
- the lcmt1 gene encoding leucine carboxyl methyltransferase 1 isoform X3, producing the protein MGCIVVRKYRKRKFATSKGYWKDPYIQYFVRQIGERKAPEINRGYYARVQGMNFLLHAFLRKTACDCQVVNFGAGLDTTFWQLKDESLLPKKYFEVDFPMVVARKIHNIKTKPPLSKPIIETHSTDTLLIDGHSLDSDRYCIIGADLRDLASVNDKLKKFQLNPELPALFLSECVLVYMNPEQSSKLVHWASDTFHTAMFINYEQVNMNDRFGQVMIENLQRRHCNLAGVEACWSLESQKERFLAAGWEGADALDMMTVYGMLPQEDVARIERLEFLDEKELLQQLLQHYCICWAIKDKLKLGLSQVAF; encoded by the exons ATGGGGTGCATCGTTGTCAGAAAATACCGGAAGCGGAA GTTTGCCACCAGTAAAGGTTATTGGAAGGACCCATATATCCAGTACTTTGTCAGGCAGATCGGTGAACGAAAGGCTCCGGAAATCAACAGAG GATACTATGCTCGTGTGCAGGGGATGAATTTCCTCCTACATGCTTTTCTCAGGAAAACCGCGTGTGACTGTCAGGTTGTTAATTTTGGCGCTGGACTGGACACTACTTTTTGGCAGTTGAAG GACGAAAGCCTCTTGCCTAAAAAGTATTTTGAGGTTGACTTTCCCATGGTTGTTGCAAGGAAGATACATAACATAAA GACTAAACCTCCTTTGTCCAAACCTATAATTGAAACCCACTCCACAGATACCCTTTTAATTG ATGGCCACAGCCTGGACTCGGACAGATATTGTATTATCGGTGCGGATCTCAGAGACCTTGCAAGTGTCAATGACAAGCTTAAGAAGTTTCAGCTAAATCCTGA ACTGCCTGCATTATTCCTGTCCGAGTGCGTGCTGGTATACATGAATCCTGAGCAGTCGTCTAAGCTGGTGCACTGGGCTTCAGACACCTTTCACACGGCCATGTTCATAAACTACGAGCAG GTGAACATGAACGACCGATTTGGGCAGGTGATGATTGAAAACCTGCAGAGACGCCACTGTAACTTAGCAGGAGTGGAAGCCTGCTGGTCCCTGGAGTCGCAG AAGGAGCGCTTCCTGGCGGCGGGCTGGGAGGGTGCCGACGCTCTGGACATGATGACCGTGTACGGCATGCTGCCCCAGGAGGACGTGGCCAG GATAGAGCGACTGGAATTTCTGGATGAGAAGGAACTGCTTCAGCAGCTCCTGCAGCACTACTGTATCTGCTGGGCCATCAAAGATAAACTTAAACTAG GCCTTTCACAGGTTGCATTTTAA
- the lcmt1 gene encoding leucine carboxyl methyltransferase 1 isoform X1, with product MLATLPVSWEYLTANGVHRCQKIPEAETMAARQPFTDSDTADEAVRATCDDASICKRFATSKGYWKDPYIQYFVRQIGERKAPEINRGYYARVQGMNFLLHAFLRKTACDCQVVNFGAGLDTTFWQLKDESLLPKKYFEVDFPMVVARKIHNIKTKPPLSKPIIETHSTDTLLIDGHSLDSDRYCIIGADLRDLASVNDKLKKFQLNPELPALFLSECVLVYMNPEQSSKLVHWASDTFHTAMFINYEQVNMNDRFGQVMIENLQRRHCNLAGVEACWSLESQKERFLAAGWEGADALDMMTVYGMLPQEDVARIERLEFLDEKELLQQLLQHYCICWAIKDKLKLGLSQVAF from the exons ATGCTGGCGACACTTCCTGTTTCGTGGGAATACTTGACAGCCAATGGGGTGCATCGTTGTCAGAAAATACCGGAAGCGGAA ACGATGGCAGCCCGACAGCCTTTTACAGACTCTGATACTGCCGACGAAGCAGTGAGAGCGACTTGTGACGATGCATCAATTTGTAAAAG GTTTGCCACCAGTAAAGGTTATTGGAAGGACCCATATATCCAGTACTTTGTCAGGCAGATCGGTGAACGAAAGGCTCCGGAAATCAACAGAG GATACTATGCTCGTGTGCAGGGGATGAATTTCCTCCTACATGCTTTTCTCAGGAAAACCGCGTGTGACTGTCAGGTTGTTAATTTTGGCGCTGGACTGGACACTACTTTTTGGCAGTTGAAG GACGAAAGCCTCTTGCCTAAAAAGTATTTTGAGGTTGACTTTCCCATGGTTGTTGCAAGGAAGATACATAACATAAA GACTAAACCTCCTTTGTCCAAACCTATAATTGAAACCCACTCCACAGATACCCTTTTAATTG ATGGCCACAGCCTGGACTCGGACAGATATTGTATTATCGGTGCGGATCTCAGAGACCTTGCAAGTGTCAATGACAAGCTTAAGAAGTTTCAGCTAAATCCTGA ACTGCCTGCATTATTCCTGTCCGAGTGCGTGCTGGTATACATGAATCCTGAGCAGTCGTCTAAGCTGGTGCACTGGGCTTCAGACACCTTTCACACGGCCATGTTCATAAACTACGAGCAG GTGAACATGAACGACCGATTTGGGCAGGTGATGATTGAAAACCTGCAGAGACGCCACTGTAACTTAGCAGGAGTGGAAGCCTGCTGGTCCCTGGAGTCGCAG AAGGAGCGCTTCCTGGCGGCGGGCTGGGAGGGTGCCGACGCTCTGGACATGATGACCGTGTACGGCATGCTGCCCCAGGAGGACGTGGCCAG GATAGAGCGACTGGAATTTCTGGATGAGAAGGAACTGCTTCAGCAGCTCCTGCAGCACTACTGTATCTGCTGGGCCATCAAAGATAAACTTAAACTAG GCCTTTCACAGGTTGCATTTTAA
- the lcmt1 gene encoding leucine carboxyl methyltransferase 1 isoform X2 has product MGCIVVRKYRKRKLTMAARQPFTDSDTADEAVRATCDDASICKRFATSKGYWKDPYIQYFVRQIGERKAPEINRGYYARVQGMNFLLHAFLRKTACDCQVVNFGAGLDTTFWQLKDESLLPKKYFEVDFPMVVARKIHNIKTKPPLSKPIIETHSTDTLLIDGHSLDSDRYCIIGADLRDLASVNDKLKKFQLNPELPALFLSECVLVYMNPEQSSKLVHWASDTFHTAMFINYEQVNMNDRFGQVMIENLQRRHCNLAGVEACWSLESQKERFLAAGWEGADALDMMTVYGMLPQEDVARIERLEFLDEKELLQQLLQHYCICWAIKDKLKLGLSQVAF; this is encoded by the exons ATGGGGTGCATCGTTGTCAGAAAATACCGGAAGCGGAAGTTG ACGATGGCAGCCCGACAGCCTTTTACAGACTCTGATACTGCCGACGAAGCAGTGAGAGCGACTTGTGACGATGCATCAATTTGTAAAAG GTTTGCCACCAGTAAAGGTTATTGGAAGGACCCATATATCCAGTACTTTGTCAGGCAGATCGGTGAACGAAAGGCTCCGGAAATCAACAGAG GATACTATGCTCGTGTGCAGGGGATGAATTTCCTCCTACATGCTTTTCTCAGGAAAACCGCGTGTGACTGTCAGGTTGTTAATTTTGGCGCTGGACTGGACACTACTTTTTGGCAGTTGAAG GACGAAAGCCTCTTGCCTAAAAAGTATTTTGAGGTTGACTTTCCCATGGTTGTTGCAAGGAAGATACATAACATAAA GACTAAACCTCCTTTGTCCAAACCTATAATTGAAACCCACTCCACAGATACCCTTTTAATTG ATGGCCACAGCCTGGACTCGGACAGATATTGTATTATCGGTGCGGATCTCAGAGACCTTGCAAGTGTCAATGACAAGCTTAAGAAGTTTCAGCTAAATCCTGA ACTGCCTGCATTATTCCTGTCCGAGTGCGTGCTGGTATACATGAATCCTGAGCAGTCGTCTAAGCTGGTGCACTGGGCTTCAGACACCTTTCACACGGCCATGTTCATAAACTACGAGCAG GTGAACATGAACGACCGATTTGGGCAGGTGATGATTGAAAACCTGCAGAGACGCCACTGTAACTTAGCAGGAGTGGAAGCCTGCTGGTCCCTGGAGTCGCAG AAGGAGCGCTTCCTGGCGGCGGGCTGGGAGGGTGCCGACGCTCTGGACATGATGACCGTGTACGGCATGCTGCCCCAGGAGGACGTGGCCAG GATAGAGCGACTGGAATTTCTGGATGAGAAGGAACTGCTTCAGCAGCTCCTGCAGCACTACTGTATCTGCTGGGCCATCAAAGATAAACTTAAACTAG GCCTTTCACAGGTTGCATTTTAA